One region of Eupeodes corollae chromosome 1, idEupCoro1.1, whole genome shotgun sequence genomic DNA includes:
- the LOC129942779 gene encoding uncharacterized protein LOC129942779, whose product MFWCERLREGETFCICESGWLDIKFTDVIFYNDTLKLMLQPEYGSECVLFHIRNGETVSPILSFKLQFQSMQHVRFKLLGGELTLIGTITPHSNAVKRKEGEYPSLCPFGEAELLNEPQKLKKKKDSHRIEIETVERVHDTSFQSNVF is encoded by the exons atgttttggtGTGAAAGATTAAGGGAAGGAGAAACATTTTGTATCTGTGAATCTGGATGGTTGGACATAAAATTTACGGATGTAATATTCTATAATGACACATTAAAATTGATGCTACAGCCAGAATATGGAAGCGAATGCGTTTTGTTTCATATTAGAAATGGTGAGACCGTTTCGCCTATTCTGAGTTTTAAGTTGCAGTTTCAATCTATGCAACATGTACGGTTTAAACTTTTAG gaGGGGAGTTAACACTGATCGGAACGATTACACCTCATTCGAATGCTGTAAAGAGAAAAGAGGGTGAATATCCATCGCTTTGTCCATTTGGTGAGGCTGAATTACTTAATGAacctcaaaaacttaaaaagaaaaaagacagtCATCGCATAGAAATAGAGACAGTTGAACGAGTTCATGACACATCATTTCAATCGaatgtattttaa